A region of Rhizobium grahamii DNA encodes the following proteins:
- the plsX gene encoding phosphate acyltransferase PlsX, with protein MIRISLDLMGGDFGPQVVIPGAAKALERHPDITFVMYGLKEQCEPVLNQFPKVKEKSVFHDCELAVRMDEKPSQALRRGRYVSTMWRSIEAVKTKEADVAVSAGNTGALMAMAKFCLRTMANIERPAIAAIWPTLKGESIVLDVGATIGADSQQLMDFALMGGAMARALFDVERPTIGLLNVGVEEIKGQEEVREAGRLLREANLDSLEYFGFVEGNDLGKGTVDVVVTEGFSGNIALKAAEGTARQIGEYLRAAMSRTLLARIGYLFAKGAFDMLREKMDPSRVNGGVFLGLNGVVIKSHGGANADGIAAAIEVGYDMAKNGLNQKIENDLQKYHAKRQPPIGPEAA; from the coding sequence GTGATCAGAATTTCTCTCGACCTCATGGGTGGCGACTTTGGTCCCCAGGTTGTCATCCCCGGTGCCGCCAAGGCGCTGGAAAGACATCCCGATATTACGTTCGTGATGTATGGTTTGAAGGAACAGTGCGAGCCCGTTCTCAATCAGTTTCCGAAGGTAAAAGAGAAGTCGGTTTTCCACGACTGCGAACTTGCTGTGCGTATGGACGAGAAGCCGAGCCAGGCTCTCCGCCGCGGACGCTACGTCTCGACGATGTGGCGCTCCATCGAAGCGGTGAAGACGAAGGAAGCCGACGTCGCGGTTTCGGCCGGGAATACCGGCGCGCTGATGGCGATGGCCAAGTTCTGTCTGCGCACGATGGCGAATATCGAACGTCCGGCGATCGCCGCGATCTGGCCGACCCTCAAGGGTGAGAGCATCGTGCTGGACGTGGGCGCGACGATCGGCGCCGATTCTCAACAATTGATGGATTTCGCGCTCATGGGTGGCGCCATGGCGCGTGCATTGTTCGATGTCGAGCGCCCGACGATCGGCCTTCTGAATGTCGGCGTTGAGGAGATCAAGGGGCAGGAAGAGGTTCGCGAAGCCGGACGCCTGCTTCGCGAAGCCAACCTCGATTCGCTTGAGTATTTCGGCTTCGTCGAAGGCAATGATCTGGGCAAGGGAACGGTCGACGTCGTCGTCACCGAAGGCTTCTCCGGAAATATCGCGCTGAAGGCTGCCGAAGGCACCGCGCGCCAGATCGGCGAATATCTGCGGGCGGCGATGTCGCGTACCTTGTTGGCAAGGATCGGCTATCTCTTTGCGAAGGGCGCATTCGACATGCTCCGCGAGAAGATGGATCCGAGCCGGGTCAACGGCGGCGTCTTCCTTGGGTTGAATGGCGTGGTCATCAAGAGCCATGGCGGAGCCAATGCCGACGGGATCGCGGCCGCGATCGAGGTCGGCTATGACATGGCCAAGAATGGCCTCAATCAGAAAATAGAAAACGATCTTCAAAAATATCATGCCAAGCGGCAGCCCCCTATCGGGCCGGAAGCCGCGTGA
- a CDS encoding beta-ketoacyl-ACP synthase III produces MIRSVVRGFGAALPKRVMTNRDMEDVVDTSDEWIVQRTGIRQRYIAGDDETTSSLGEAAARAALDNAGLTPADIDLIICATSTPDNTFPATAVNIQNRLGMTHGFAFDVQAVCTGFVYAVTTADAYIRGGLAKRVLVIGAETFSRILDWNDRTTCVLFGDGAGAIVLEAGEGAGTTADRGVLTAHLRSDGSHKDKLYVDGGPSSTGTVGKLRMEGREVFKYAVGMITDVIEAAFKATGTTSDDLDWLVPHQANRRIIDGSAKKLNIAPEKVVVTVDLHGNTSAASIPLALATAAADGRIKQGDLVMLEAMGGGFTWGAVLLRW; encoded by the coding sequence ATGATCCGTTCAGTGGTTCGTGGTTTCGGGGCGGCGCTTCCGAAGCGCGTAATGACAAATCGCGACATGGAAGATGTCGTTGATACCTCCGACGAATGGATCGTCCAGCGTACGGGTATCCGCCAGCGTTATATCGCCGGTGACGATGAGACGACGTCGTCGCTCGGCGAAGCGGCCGCGCGCGCGGCGCTCGACAATGCAGGCCTGACGCCTGCTGATATCGATCTCATCATCTGCGCCACCTCGACGCCCGATAATACCTTCCCGGCGACAGCCGTGAACATTCAAAACCGGCTGGGCATGACCCACGGCTTTGCCTTCGACGTTCAGGCTGTCTGCACCGGGTTCGTCTATGCCGTGACCACGGCGGATGCCTACATCCGCGGCGGTCTGGCCAAGCGTGTTCTCGTGATCGGCGCTGAAACCTTCTCCCGCATTCTCGATTGGAACGACCGCACGACCTGCGTTCTGTTCGGCGATGGCGCGGGCGCGATCGTACTTGAGGCGGGCGAGGGCGCCGGCACGACGGCGGATCGCGGCGTTCTGACCGCGCACCTTCGCTCCGACGGCTCACACAAGGACAAGCTTTACGTTGACGGTGGTCCGTCGAGCACCGGAACGGTTGGCAAGCTTCGCATGGAGGGCCGTGAGGTCTTCAAATATGCGGTTGGCATGATCACCGACGTCATCGAGGCCGCGTTCAAGGCGACCGGTACGACGTCAGACGATCTCGACTGGCTTGTCCCGCATCAGGCCAACCGCCGCATCATCGACGGTTCGGCAAAGAAGCTGAACATTGCGCCTGAAAAGGTCGTCGTGACCGTCGATCTGCACGGCAACACCTCGGCTGCTTCGATCCCGTTGGCGCTGGCGACGGCGGCTGCTGACGGTCGTATCAAGCAGGGCGATCTGGTGATGCTGGAGGCCATGGGCGGCGGCTTCACTTGGGGCGCTGTACTGCTGCGCTGGTAG
- a CDS encoding integration host factor subunit alpha, with protein sequence MTGKTVTRADLAESVFRKVGLSRTESAELVETVIDEICNAIVRGETVKLSSFATFQVRDKNERIGRNPKTGEEVPISPRRVMTFKASNVLKTRILKAHTSRKAKLKPASPAP encoded by the coding sequence ATGACCGGAAAAACAGTGACGCGAGCAGATTTGGCAGAGTCCGTTTTTCGCAAGGTTGGTTTGTCCCGAACAGAGTCGGCGGAACTCGTTGAGACCGTCATCGACGAGATCTGCAACGCGATCGTTCGCGGCGAAACAGTCAAGCTGTCCTCTTTCGCGACGTTTCAGGTTCGCGACAAGAACGAGCGGATCGGCCGCAACCCGAAGACCGGCGAAGAAGTGCCGATCTCGCCGCGTCGCGTGATGACCTTCAAGGCATCCAACGTCCTGAAGACACGCATCCTCAAGGCGCATACCTCCCGCAAGGCCAAGCTGAAGCCGGCAAGCCCCGCTCCCTGA
- a CDS encoding MerR family transcriptional regulator → MLDKSPDAFRTISEVADDLDLPQHVLRFWETRFPQIKPMKRGGGRRYYRPEDIDLLKGIRHLLYDHGYTIKGVQKLLKTNGNKFVISIGHGDLASVQALTGHQDAEGDPRVAMAEEDQVVGRAKPPITRRFFNFVGGDEESPEVSIGKSSVGKEDRALLQEALYDLLECKRLLDQVR, encoded by the coding sequence ATGTTGGACAAGAGCCCGGATGCTTTCCGCACCATCAGCGAGGTGGCGGACGATCTCGATCTTCCGCAACATGTCCTCCGTTTCTGGGAGACGCGATTCCCGCAGATCAAGCCGATGAAGCGTGGCGGCGGACGCCGCTATTATCGCCCTGAGGATATCGACCTTCTCAAGGGCATACGCCATCTGCTCTACGATCACGGCTACACGATCAAGGGCGTGCAGAAGCTCTTGAAGACGAACGGCAACAAGTTCGTCATCTCCATCGGCCACGGTGACCTTGCAAGCGTGCAGGCGCTGACCGGGCATCAGGACGCGGAAGGTGATCCGCGCGTTGCCATGGCAGAGGAAGATCAGGTCGTTGGCCGCGCCAAGCCGCCGATCACGCGCCGCTTCTTCAATTTCGTCGGTGGAGACGAGGAATCTCCGGAAGTCTCGATCGGCAAATCGAGTGTCGGCAAGGAGGATCGGGCCTTGTTGCAGGAAGCGCTTTACGACCTGCTCGAGTGCAAGCGTCTTCTCGACCAGGTCCGCTAG
- a CDS encoding HAD family hydrolase, which yields MSASRAIFDKPYEAFLFDMDGTLLNSIAVVERVWTGWAVRHGIEPEVFLKTIHGIRAVDVIKQLALPGVDPVVEAKLLLDEEMEDVDGILAIPGAVAFLEGIPRERWGIVTSAPIELAKRRMTAAGIPTPAMLVSGEEVSAGKPSPEGYLLGARRLGVDPAKCLVFEDAVAGILAGESAGADVTVITATHATPFETPHFSTPDYLGLRVASTEGSVSLKR from the coding sequence GTGTCTGCATCTCGCGCCATATTCGACAAGCCGTACGAAGCCTTTCTGTTCGACATGGACGGAACGCTTCTCAATTCGATTGCCGTCGTCGAGCGCGTTTGGACGGGATGGGCGGTGAGACACGGCATAGAGCCTGAGGTCTTCCTCAAGACCATTCACGGCATTCGCGCGGTTGACGTCATCAAGCAACTGGCATTGCCGGGTGTTGATCCGGTCGTGGAAGCGAAGCTGCTGCTCGACGAGGAAATGGAAGACGTGGACGGTATCCTGGCTATACCGGGCGCAGTGGCCTTCCTCGAAGGGATACCCCGGGAACGTTGGGGGATCGTCACATCCGCGCCGATAGAACTTGCAAAGCGCCGCATGACCGCTGCGGGGATTCCGACACCTGCGATGTTGGTGAGTGGCGAAGAAGTCTCCGCCGGTAAGCCGAGCCCTGAAGGCTATCTCCTGGGCGCTCGTCGTCTCGGCGTCGATCCCGCGAAGTGCCTGGTATTCGAGGACGCCGTCGCCGGCATCCTGGCTGGGGAGTCCGCCGGCGCGGATGTGACCGTCATCACGGCCACCCACGCCACGCCTTTCGAGACGCCGCATTTTTCGACGCCTGATTATCTCGGGCTCCGCGTCGCTTCGACCGAAGGATCGGTCAGCCTTAAGCGTTAA